A DNA window from Hevea brasiliensis isolate MT/VB/25A 57/8 chromosome 2, ASM3005281v1, whole genome shotgun sequence contains the following coding sequences:
- the LOC110669235 gene encoding histone-lysine N-methyltransferase ATXR7 isoform X1: MVSSAALVPEFDNSFFSRKRLKVSDFEHQELDLHMATSIQSNTMECLSHGCFIDSHASSSSCSMDENACSNSVLETSCQLNGNSGDIPESSDAGGTGSSFQEKNYSGYVHPTFVSGWMYINENGQMCGPYIQQQLSEGLSTGFLPEDLPVYPIVNRTLLNPVPLKYFKQFPDHIATGFAYLGMCISGASVPANCFASFNMSSAIHGQKGIVLHASQVSSCPDAQLVSCSQVHHNTYCSNQPFSNSKAVNLDTPYLDTPFSLPSREDSCWMFEDDKGRKHGPHSLQELYSWHQYGYLGDSLMIYHNENKFRPLPLLSVINAWRMDKPESVFVSDVKTDSGSLLSFISEISEEVSCQLHSGIMKAARRVALDGIISNVISEFSTMRKAHRNPRLNYQDAKTCSTDEKMSEVPGERRNVVANECQAATCDLFSDKAYVDQIPVQFHRSTKSVGSIDNVWRSYAVVCRILFDYCMEVMWNAVFYDAVREYSTFWRKRKHWFAHQNIRIPATVTDYVKETEKLPSELLLFVQESFDCDVECPPDFDLVMVEKDSQSQSPCISSFVPFGEKSSKLNSLSDSGCAYDGIKCILEYVENELHVSTKVSLVEYVELLVKEEVRKVVKFSEDDKLNKETFESSFHCYQTTENSSSELHDELRIDSNKVTLETSSDSVQAGKPFDFCASAFEKSRAYVNDTMDDQNINEPPPPGFEDNIRTLVPSSTCKFQLSRSDESIPKIREYVAMAVCRQKLHDDVLKGWISFFIDDILGQYVGLHHTSKGPLEPDSNVEGTYITNKEHDSTTIASLEKVKEGSRKFNSSDSTEMPLVTGKYTYHRKKKLAWKKLGSSSQSLTQVDAGLQHQPVEKSRKHQIVREVAENVAVEPVVATLKKEITKGQTELSVNARPLKTNVKSSSPSNQSLAKNATHQKVIKIKRTVPRPKHAVKRTGKSVSNSSEDLNNVKKVIDSNSHDAGIEKAVVHNYSENNLIATKVSKLKRKHSVGGGSVSHPAKIVKVANTASKQVATRQVTMRKAKSCKSRTSNYCPRSDGCARTSINGWEWHKWSINARPIERARVRGIDCVHANYSGSEAYTYQLSNGKVLSARTNRVKMRSLLAAVEGADLLKATQLKARKKHLRFQRSKIHDWGLVALEPIEAEDFVIEYVGELIRPRISDIRERLYEKMGIGSSYLFRLDDGYVVDATKRGGIARFINHSCEPNCYTKVITVEGQKKIFIYAKRFIAAGEEVTYNYKFPLEEKKIPCNCGSRKCRGSLN; the protein is encoded by the exons ATGGTTTCTTCGGCAGCACTTGTTCCAGAATTTGATAATTCTTTCTTCTCTAGGAAGAGGTTGAAAGTTTCAGATTTTGAACATCAAGAACTAGATTTGCACATGGCTACATCAATCCAGTCGAACACCATGGAATGCTTATCTCATGG GTGCTTTATTGACAGTCATGCTTCTTCGTCTAGCTGCAGTATGGATGAAAATGCTTGTTCTAATTCTGTGTTGGAGACGAGTTGCCAGTTGAATGGCAATAGTGGTGATATTCCAGAGTCTAGCGATGCTGGGGGGACGGGGTCATCCTTCCAGGAAAAGAATTATTCTGGCTATGTGCATCCTACTTTTGTGAGTGGATGGATGTATATCAATGAAAATGGACAGATGTGTGGTCCTTATATTCAGCAACAGCTATCTGAGGGTTTATCCACTGGTTTCCTGCCTGAGGATCTTCCTGTTTATCCCATTGTAAATAGGACATTACTGAATCCTGTACCTTTGAAGTACTTCAAGCAGTTCCCTGACCACATTGCCACTGGTTTTGCATATCTGGGCATGTGTATCTCTGGAGCATCCGTGCCTGCAAATTGTTTTGCCTCTTTCAATATGAGTTCAGCTATACATGGGCAAAAAGGCATTGTTCTGCATGCTTCTCAAGTTTCTTCTTGTCCAGATGCACAGTTGGTTTCCTGTTCACAAGTGCATCACAATACTTATTGCTCAAATCAGCCATTTTCAAATTCCAAGGCAGTGAACCTTGATACGCCATACCTTGATACACCATTCTCTCTACCG TCACGGGAAGATTCTTGTTGGATGTTTGAGGATGATAAAGGGAGGAAACATGGACCACATTCTCTTCAGGAACTTTATTCCTGGCATCAGTATGGATATCTCGGGGATTCATTAATG ATATATCATAATGAAAATAAGTTTAGACCCTTGCCATTGCTATCTGTTATCAATGCTTGGAGAATGGATAAACCTGAATCTGTCTTTGTGTCTGATGTCAAAACCGATAGTGGCTCACTACTCAGCTTCATTTCTGAAATTTCTGAAGAAGTTTCTTGTCAACTGCATTCTGGAATCATGAAAGCAGCTCGTAGAGTTGCGTTAGATGGGATAATCAGCAATGTCATCTCTGAGTTTTCTACTATGAGGAAAGCTCATAGAAATCCTAGGCTCAATTACCAAGATGCCAAAACTTGTTCTACAGATGAAAAAATG TCTGAAGTTCCTGGTGAGAGAAGGAATGTTGTTGCTAATGAGTGCCAAGCTGCAACCTGCGACCTTTTCTCTGATAAGGCATATGTTGATCAGATACCTGTGCAGTTTCACAGAAGCACAAAATCTGTTGGAAGCATTGATAATGTCTGGAGGTCTTATGCAGTTGTTTGTAGAATTCTTTTTGATTATTGCATGGAAGTCATGTGGAATGCTGTCTTTTATGATGCCGTAAGAGAATATTCTACTTTCTGGCGGAAAAGAAAACATTGGTTTGCTCATCAAAATATTAGAATCCCTGCTACTGTCACGGATTATGTCAAGGAGACTGAAAAATTACCCAGTGAGCTT TTGCTATTTGTGCAGGAATCCTTTGATTGCGATGTTGAATGTCCTCCTGATTTTGATCTTGTGATGGTTGAAAAAGATAGTCAATCACAATCACCTTGCATTTCTTCATTTGTGCCTTTTGGGGAGAAGTCATCAAAACTGAACAGCCTATCAGACAGTGGTTGTGCATATGATGGCATAAAATGCATCTTAGAATATGTAGAAAATGAACTACATGTGTCCACAAAGGTGTCTTTGGTCGAGTATGTTGAACTTCTTGTCAAAGAGGAAGTGCGAAAGGTAGTTAAGTTCTCAGAGGATGACaaattgaataag GAGACCTTTGAATCTTCCTTTCACTGTTACCAGACAactgaaaatagttcttcagagtTGCATGATGAACTGAGGATTGACTCCAATAAAGTGACTCTTGAGACATCCAGTGATTCTGTGCAAGCTGGAAAACCCTTTGATTTCTGTGCCAGTGCCTTCGAAAAATCACGGGCATACGTTAATGATACAATGGATGACCAGAATATTAATGAACCTCCACCACCTGGATTTGAAGATAATATTAGAACTCTTGTCCCATCATCTACATGTAAATTCCAACTTTCAAGATCAGATGAGTCTATTCCTAAGATCAGAGAGTATGTTGCCATGGCAGTGTGCAGGCAGAAGTTGCATGATGATGTATTGAAGGGGTGGATATCAtttttcattgatgacatccttggTCAATATGTTGGACTGCATCATACTTCAAAAGGACCCTTGGAACCTGACTCTAATGTG GAAGGGACATATATTACAAATAAGGAACATGATAGCACCACTATTGCTTCACTAGAAAAAGTTAAGGAAGGATCAAGGAAATTTAATAGTTCAGACTCTACAGAAATGCCTTTGGTTACTGGTAAATACACGTACCATCGCAAGAAAAAGTTGGCATGGAAGAAGTTGGGGTCATCTTCTCAGTCTTTGACTCAAGTTGACGCAGGGTTACAACATCAGCCTGTGGAGAAGTCAAGAAAGCATCAAATTGTCAGAGAGGTTGCTGAGAATGTAGCAGTGGAACCTGTTGTTGCAACTCTGAAGAAGGAAATAACCAAGGGCCAGACTGAATTATCTGTTAACGCTAGGCCTTTAAAAACCAATGTTAAAAGCAGTTCTCCAAGCAATCAATCATTGGCCAAAAATGCTACTCATCAAAAAGTAATAAAGATTAAGCGCACAGTTCCGAGACCTA AACATGCTGTAAAACGTACGGGGAAGAGTGTTTCAAATTCGAGTGAGGACCTTAATAATGTTAAGAAGGTTATTGATAGCAACAGCCATGATGCTGGAATTGAGAAAGCAGTGGTTCATAACTATTCTGAAAATAATCTAATTG CAACTAAGGTATCAAAACTGAAAAGGAAGCATTCAGTGGGTGGTGGGTCAGTGTCACATCCTGCAAAGATTGTGAAAGTGGCCAATACTGCTTCTAAGCAAGTAGCAACCAGACAGGTTACAATGCGGAAGGCAAAGTCCTGTAAATCAAGGACGTCAAATTACTGCCCTAGGTCTGATGGATGTGCGCGGACTTCAATTAATGGCTGGGAATGGCACAAATGGTCTATTAATGCAAGGCCTATTGAAAGAGCTCGTGTTAGGGGAATTGATTGTGTTCATGCCAACTATTCAGGTTCTGAGGCATATACTTATCAGTTGTCGAACGGTAAGGTTCTTTCTGCTAGAACAAACAGAGTGAAGATGCGCAGTCTTCTTGCTGCAGTTGAAGGTGCCGACCTTTTAAAAGCTACACAATTGAag GCAAGGAAAAAGCATCTGCGTTTCCAACGAAGCAAAATTCATGACTGGGGTCTTGTTGCACTGGAGCCAATTGAGGCCGAGGACTTTGTAATTGAATATGTTGGTGAACTAATTCGTCCTCGA ATATCTGACATACGCGAGCGTCTTTATGAGAAAATGGGAATTGGCAGCAGTTATCTTTTCAGACTTGATGATGGTTATGTG GTTGATGCTACAAAACGTGGGGGAATTGCAAGATTCATAAACCATTCTTGTGAG CCCAACTGCTACACCAAGGTCATAACTGTTGAAGGTcagaaaaaaattttcatttatgcgAAACGATTTATCGCTGCTGGGGAAGAGGTCACTTATAATTACAAATTTCCTTTGGAGGAGAAAAAGATACCATGCAACTGTGGTTCTAGGAA GTGTCGTGGATCATTGAATTAG
- the LOC110669235 gene encoding histone-lysine N-methyltransferase ATXR7 isoform X5 — protein sequence MVSSAALVPEFDNSFFSRKRLKVSDFEHQELDLHMATSIQSNTMECLSHGMDENACSNSVLETSCQLNGNSGDIPESSDAGGTGSSFQEKNYSGYVHPTFVSGWMYINENGQMCGPYIQQQLSEGLSTGFLPEDLPVYPIVNRTLLNPVPLKYFKQFPDHIATGFAYLGMCISGASVPANCFASFNMSSAIHGQKGIVLHASQVSSCPDAQLVSCSQVHHNTYCSNQPFSNSKAVNLDTPYLDTPFSLPSREDSCWMFEDDKGRKHGPHSLQELYSWHQYGYLGDSLMIYHNENKFRPLPLLSVINAWRMDKPESVFVSDVKTDSGSLLSFISEISEEVSCQLHSGIMKAARRVALDGIISNVISEFSTMRKAHRNPRLNYQDAKTCSTDEKMSEVPGERRNVVANECQAATCDLFSDKAYVDQIPVQFHRSTKSVGSIDNVWRSYAVVCRILFDYCMEVMWNAVFYDAVREYSTFWRKRKHWFAHQNIRIPATVTDYVKETEKLPSELLLFVQESFDCDVECPPDFDLVMVEKDSQSQSPCISSFVPFGEKSSKLNSLSDSGCAYDGIKCILEYVENELHVSTKVSLVEYVELLVKEEVRKVVKFSEDDKLNKETFESSFHCYQTTENSSSELHDELRIDSNKVTLETSSDSVQAGKPFDFCASAFEKSRAYVNDTMDDQNINEPPPPGFEDNIRTLVPSSTCKFQLSRSDESIPKIREYVAMAVCRQKLHDDVLKGWISFFIDDILGQYVGLHHTSKGPLEPDSNVEGTYITNKEHDSTTIASLEKVKEGSRKFNSSDSTEMPLVTGKYTYHRKKKLAWKKLGSSSQSLTQVDAGLQHQPVEKSRKHQIVREVAENVAVEPVVATLKKEITKGQTELSVNARPLKTNVKSSSPSNQSLAKNATHQKVIKIKRTVPRPKHAVKRTGKSVSNSSEDLNNVKKVIDSNSHDAGIEKAVVHNYSENNLIATKVSKLKRKHSVGGGSVSHPAKIVKVANTASKQVATRQVTMRKAKSCKSRTSNYCPRSDGCARTSINGWEWHKWSINARPIERARVRGIDCVHANYSGSEAYTYQLSNGKVLSARTNRVKMRSLLAAVEGADLLKATQLKARKKHLRFQRSKIHDWGLVALEPIEAEDFVIEYVGELIRPRISDIRERLYEKMGIGSSYLFRLDDGYVVDATKRGGIARFINHSCEPNCYTKVITVEGQKKIFIYAKRFIAAGEEVTYNYKFPLEEKKIPCNCGSRKCRGSLN from the exons ATGGTTTCTTCGGCAGCACTTGTTCCAGAATTTGATAATTCTTTCTTCTCTAGGAAGAGGTTGAAAGTTTCAGATTTTGAACATCAAGAACTAGATTTGCACATGGCTACATCAATCCAGTCGAACACCATGGAATGCTTATCTCATGG TATGGATGAAAATGCTTGTTCTAATTCTGTGTTGGAGACGAGTTGCCAGTTGAATGGCAATAGTGGTGATATTCCAGAGTCTAGCGATGCTGGGGGGACGGGGTCATCCTTCCAGGAAAAGAATTATTCTGGCTATGTGCATCCTACTTTTGTGAGTGGATGGATGTATATCAATGAAAATGGACAGATGTGTGGTCCTTATATTCAGCAACAGCTATCTGAGGGTTTATCCACTGGTTTCCTGCCTGAGGATCTTCCTGTTTATCCCATTGTAAATAGGACATTACTGAATCCTGTACCTTTGAAGTACTTCAAGCAGTTCCCTGACCACATTGCCACTGGTTTTGCATATCTGGGCATGTGTATCTCTGGAGCATCCGTGCCTGCAAATTGTTTTGCCTCTTTCAATATGAGTTCAGCTATACATGGGCAAAAAGGCATTGTTCTGCATGCTTCTCAAGTTTCTTCTTGTCCAGATGCACAGTTGGTTTCCTGTTCACAAGTGCATCACAATACTTATTGCTCAAATCAGCCATTTTCAAATTCCAAGGCAGTGAACCTTGATACGCCATACCTTGATACACCATTCTCTCTACCG TCACGGGAAGATTCTTGTTGGATGTTTGAGGATGATAAAGGGAGGAAACATGGACCACATTCTCTTCAGGAACTTTATTCCTGGCATCAGTATGGATATCTCGGGGATTCATTAATG ATATATCATAATGAAAATAAGTTTAGACCCTTGCCATTGCTATCTGTTATCAATGCTTGGAGAATGGATAAACCTGAATCTGTCTTTGTGTCTGATGTCAAAACCGATAGTGGCTCACTACTCAGCTTCATTTCTGAAATTTCTGAAGAAGTTTCTTGTCAACTGCATTCTGGAATCATGAAAGCAGCTCGTAGAGTTGCGTTAGATGGGATAATCAGCAATGTCATCTCTGAGTTTTCTACTATGAGGAAAGCTCATAGAAATCCTAGGCTCAATTACCAAGATGCCAAAACTTGTTCTACAGATGAAAAAATG TCTGAAGTTCCTGGTGAGAGAAGGAATGTTGTTGCTAATGAGTGCCAAGCTGCAACCTGCGACCTTTTCTCTGATAAGGCATATGTTGATCAGATACCTGTGCAGTTTCACAGAAGCACAAAATCTGTTGGAAGCATTGATAATGTCTGGAGGTCTTATGCAGTTGTTTGTAGAATTCTTTTTGATTATTGCATGGAAGTCATGTGGAATGCTGTCTTTTATGATGCCGTAAGAGAATATTCTACTTTCTGGCGGAAAAGAAAACATTGGTTTGCTCATCAAAATATTAGAATCCCTGCTACTGTCACGGATTATGTCAAGGAGACTGAAAAATTACCCAGTGAGCTT TTGCTATTTGTGCAGGAATCCTTTGATTGCGATGTTGAATGTCCTCCTGATTTTGATCTTGTGATGGTTGAAAAAGATAGTCAATCACAATCACCTTGCATTTCTTCATTTGTGCCTTTTGGGGAGAAGTCATCAAAACTGAACAGCCTATCAGACAGTGGTTGTGCATATGATGGCATAAAATGCATCTTAGAATATGTAGAAAATGAACTACATGTGTCCACAAAGGTGTCTTTGGTCGAGTATGTTGAACTTCTTGTCAAAGAGGAAGTGCGAAAGGTAGTTAAGTTCTCAGAGGATGACaaattgaataag GAGACCTTTGAATCTTCCTTTCACTGTTACCAGACAactgaaaatagttcttcagagtTGCATGATGAACTGAGGATTGACTCCAATAAAGTGACTCTTGAGACATCCAGTGATTCTGTGCAAGCTGGAAAACCCTTTGATTTCTGTGCCAGTGCCTTCGAAAAATCACGGGCATACGTTAATGATACAATGGATGACCAGAATATTAATGAACCTCCACCACCTGGATTTGAAGATAATATTAGAACTCTTGTCCCATCATCTACATGTAAATTCCAACTTTCAAGATCAGATGAGTCTATTCCTAAGATCAGAGAGTATGTTGCCATGGCAGTGTGCAGGCAGAAGTTGCATGATGATGTATTGAAGGGGTGGATATCAtttttcattgatgacatccttggTCAATATGTTGGACTGCATCATACTTCAAAAGGACCCTTGGAACCTGACTCTAATGTG GAAGGGACATATATTACAAATAAGGAACATGATAGCACCACTATTGCTTCACTAGAAAAAGTTAAGGAAGGATCAAGGAAATTTAATAGTTCAGACTCTACAGAAATGCCTTTGGTTACTGGTAAATACACGTACCATCGCAAGAAAAAGTTGGCATGGAAGAAGTTGGGGTCATCTTCTCAGTCTTTGACTCAAGTTGACGCAGGGTTACAACATCAGCCTGTGGAGAAGTCAAGAAAGCATCAAATTGTCAGAGAGGTTGCTGAGAATGTAGCAGTGGAACCTGTTGTTGCAACTCTGAAGAAGGAAATAACCAAGGGCCAGACTGAATTATCTGTTAACGCTAGGCCTTTAAAAACCAATGTTAAAAGCAGTTCTCCAAGCAATCAATCATTGGCCAAAAATGCTACTCATCAAAAAGTAATAAAGATTAAGCGCACAGTTCCGAGACCTA AACATGCTGTAAAACGTACGGGGAAGAGTGTTTCAAATTCGAGTGAGGACCTTAATAATGTTAAGAAGGTTATTGATAGCAACAGCCATGATGCTGGAATTGAGAAAGCAGTGGTTCATAACTATTCTGAAAATAATCTAATTG CAACTAAGGTATCAAAACTGAAAAGGAAGCATTCAGTGGGTGGTGGGTCAGTGTCACATCCTGCAAAGATTGTGAAAGTGGCCAATACTGCTTCTAAGCAAGTAGCAACCAGACAGGTTACAATGCGGAAGGCAAAGTCCTGTAAATCAAGGACGTCAAATTACTGCCCTAGGTCTGATGGATGTGCGCGGACTTCAATTAATGGCTGGGAATGGCACAAATGGTCTATTAATGCAAGGCCTATTGAAAGAGCTCGTGTTAGGGGAATTGATTGTGTTCATGCCAACTATTCAGGTTCTGAGGCATATACTTATCAGTTGTCGAACGGTAAGGTTCTTTCTGCTAGAACAAACAGAGTGAAGATGCGCAGTCTTCTTGCTGCAGTTGAAGGTGCCGACCTTTTAAAAGCTACACAATTGAag GCAAGGAAAAAGCATCTGCGTTTCCAACGAAGCAAAATTCATGACTGGGGTCTTGTTGCACTGGAGCCAATTGAGGCCGAGGACTTTGTAATTGAATATGTTGGTGAACTAATTCGTCCTCGA ATATCTGACATACGCGAGCGTCTTTATGAGAAAATGGGAATTGGCAGCAGTTATCTTTTCAGACTTGATGATGGTTATGTG GTTGATGCTACAAAACGTGGGGGAATTGCAAGATTCATAAACCATTCTTGTGAG CCCAACTGCTACACCAAGGTCATAACTGTTGAAGGTcagaaaaaaattttcatttatgcgAAACGATTTATCGCTGCTGGGGAAGAGGTCACTTATAATTACAAATTTCCTTTGGAGGAGAAAAAGATACCATGCAACTGTGGTTCTAGGAA GTGTCGTGGATCATTGAATTAG